A single Saccopteryx bilineata isolate mSacBil1 chromosome 9, mSacBil1_pri_phased_curated, whole genome shotgun sequence DNA region contains:
- the LOC136313434 gene encoding galectin-7-like → MAGSSNLPHKTSLPEGVRVGTVMKIRGVVPDNAGRFHINLLCSDEEGAEAALHFNPRLDQSVVVFNTKEQGAWGKEERGQGFPFQRGQPFELLLIATGEGFKTVVGDKEYYHFRYRVPAARVRVLEVGGDLRLESVKIF, encoded by the exons ATGGCAGGGAGCTCT AACTTGCCACACAAGACCTCGCTGCCTGAGGGTGTCAGAGTGGGCACTGTCATGAAAATTCGTGGTGTTGTCCCCGACAATGCTGGCAG GTTTCACATCAACCTGCTCTGCAGTGACGAGGAAGGTGCTGAGGCTGCCCTGCATTTCAACCCTCGGCTGGACCAGTCAGTGGTGGTCTTTAACACCAAGGAGCAGGGTGCCTGGGGCAAGGAAGAGCGAGGTCAGGGCTTTCCCTTTCAGCGTGGGCAGCCCTTCGAGTTGCTCCTCATCGCTACGGGAGAAGGCTTCAAG ACGGTGGTGGGCGACAAGGAATACTACCACTTCCGCTACCGCGTCCCGGCGGCGCGCGTGCGCGTGTTGGAAGTGGGCGGGGACCTGCGGCTGGAGTCGGTGAAGATCTTCTGA
- the LGALS4 gene encoding galectin-4 yields MAFVPAPGYKPTFNPSLPYNQPIPGGLSVGMSVYIQGVASEHMKRFFVNFTVGQGPGADIAFHFNPRFDGWDKVVFNAQQGGRWGNEEKKRSMPFSKGAAFELVFLVMAEHYKVVVNGNPFYEFGHRLPLQMVTHLQVDGDLELQSINFIGGQPAPNDSPMTIPAYPDMQGPPTFNPPVPFEGKLQGGLTSRRTITIKGYVPPTSQSFVINFKVGLSGDLALHINPRLSEGVVVRNSYLNGSWGSEERKLSYNPFGRGQFFDLSIRCGVDRFKVYANGQHLFDYSHRFSAFQRVDILEIKGDVTLSYVHI; encoded by the exons ATGGCCTTTGTCCCTGCACCCGGCTACAAGCCCACCTTCAACCCG AGTCTGCCCTACAACCAGCCCATTCCTGGAGGTCTCAGTGTGGGGATGTCTGTTTACATCCAAGGAGTGGCTAGCGAGCACATGAAAAG GTTCTTTGTGAACTTCACAGTTGGACAGGGCCCGGGGGCCGACATCGCCTTCCACTTCAATCCCCGCTTTGATGGCTGGGACAAGGTGGTCTTCAATGCACAGCAGGGTGGCCGGTGGGGCAacgaggagaagaaaaggagcatGCCCTTCAGCAAGGGTGCTGCCTTCGAGCTGGTGTTCCTTGTCATGGCGGAGCACTACAAG GTGGTGGTAAACGGAAATCCATTCTATGAGTTCGGGCACCGGCTCCCTCTACAGATGGTCACCCACCTGCAAGTGGATGGGGACCTGGAGCTTCAATCAATCAATTTCATTGGAGGCCAGCCCGCCCCAAACGAC AGCCCCATGACTATTCCAGCATACCCA GACATGCAGGGACCACCAACCTTCAACCCG CCTGTGCCATTTGAGGGAAAATTGCAAGGGGGGCTTACATCCCGAAGAACCATCACAATCAAGGGCTACGTGCCCCCCACAAGCCAGAG CTTTGTCATCAATTTCAAGGTGGGACTCTCAGGTGACTTGGCTCTGCACATTAACCCCCGCCTGTCTGAGGGTGTTGTGGTTCGGAACAGCTATCTGAATGGCTCGTGGGGATCCGAGGAGAGGAAGCTCTCCTACAACCCGTTTGGTCGTGGCCAGTTTTTTGAT CTGTCCATTCGCTGTGGCGTGGATCGCTTCAAGGTTTACGCCAATGGCCAGCACCTCTTCGACTACTCCCATCGCTTTTCGGCCTTCCAGAGGGTGGACATTTTGGAGATCAAGGGTGATGTTACCTTGTCCTACGTCCATATCTGA